From Triticum urartu cultivar G1812 chromosome 2, Tu2.1, whole genome shotgun sequence, a single genomic window includes:
- the LOC125538281 gene encoding uncharacterized protein LOC125538281 has protein sequence MGMPCFPIFILLFLFPFSKSDDQLTQGKPLSPGDLLVSKDGVFALGFFSPANSNRSLYVGIWFYNIPESSRAIVWVANRDSPATTASPATLAISVKSDLVLSDSEGRMLWMTKNNITADEDARASAVLLDTGNLVLRSPNGTVVWQSFDHPTDTILPGMRFLLSYKGSVVGRLVAWKGPDDPSVGDFSFGLDPDLGMQMVTWNGAKLYCRISVWNGASVSGGTYPGNNSSVVYQTIVNTGDRFYLMYSVSDDSPYARIMLDYTGTMRLLTWNSYSSSWIATSERPSGGYGVYGSCGLFGYSDFTGATPTCECLDGFEPDPMNSSRGCRRVEALKCGSKNHFLRLSGMKVPDRFLHIRNRSFDQCAAECSGNCSCTAYAYANLSSAGTLGDQTRCLVWTGELVDTWKTNNYGENLYIRLGDSPAAVQKNSNLVKIVPPVVACLLLLTCIAIVWKSGVRRKKEIKKKLMLRYLGASSDLGGKNSDFPFVSFEDIVAATDNFSDSNMLGMGGFGKVYKGILEDDKEVAIKRLGSGSGQGIEEFRNEVTLIAKLQHRNLVRLLSCCIHDDEKLLIYEYMPNKSLDSFLFDNTRKDVLDWMIRFKIIKGVARGLLYLHQDSRLTIIHRDLKASNILLDNEMNPKISDFGMARIFGGNQQQGNTIRVVGTYGYMSPEYVMGGAFSVKSDIYSFGVLLLEIVSGLKISSPQLIMNFPNLTTYAWRLWEGGNAMELADSTIAGSCPIHEVLRCIHVGLLCVQHHSDARPLMSSAVFMLENEIALLPEPEQPAYFAARNQENGHTRENMDNSQNTMMVVVTSTSNGPVPPDKGTVCPHVAGTTPPELHLTCCVRLSGGLAVRPRFLGVFDTINTSMALTWSISRSFNSPQRPAAVSYPATKLIQSIFFIQSPCFALHKHTGMTLLPFFILLLSICFCKSDDRLTPAKPLLPGDKLVSNNGIFALGFFSPENSTANSYVGIWYHDIPERTYVWVANRDNPIGSGLSGKLVLTNSSDLVLSDSKGRILWMTTNNVTAGGDGAVALLLEAGNFVVQLQNFTQVWQSYDHPTDTILPGFKLWANYKTHTAVRIVAWKGSQDPSTGKFFLSRDPSTGLQILTWRGTSKYWRSGLWNGAEASDKNGYMWSQNVDDGEIIYSTYNTGNSSSRRSHWKLDYTGDLMLRIWSGQSWVVLFKRPDDGCRQYGSCGPFGYCDMLTRVCRCLDGFEPVDGFSANFSRGCVRKEALTCHGYHFSALPGMKVPDKFVYVRSRSFEECTAECERNCSCTAYAYANLSSIVATGGPSRCLVWTGELVDLEKTGVLGGNLYLRLAGSPGHNRKSGVRVVLKIALPVISFLVILSCIYLVCICKLRGKQANKESMKRPALEQFSTSQEVWDQNLELRSIRFEDIAAATNSFHDTNVLGKGGFGKVYKGTLENGKEVAVKRLSKGSEQGIEHFINEVVLIAKLQHKNLVRLLGCCIHEDEKLLIYEYLPNKSLDKFLFDTARKSVLDWTRRFNIIKGVARGLMYLHQDSRTTIIHRDLKPSNILLDVEMNPKISDFGMARIFGGNEQQESTRQVVGTYGYMSPEYAMEGIFSIKSDSYSFGILLLEIVSGLKISSPHHLVMDFSNLISYAWNLWADGRVRDFVDAAITGSYSLDEVSKCIHVGLLCVQDSSSARPHMSSVISMLDSEAIPRAPPEQPVYFARINYETTEAMEDTENSANGVSLTALEGR, from the exons ATGGGTATGCCCTGCTTCCCCATTTTCATCCTCCTGTTCTTGTTTCCTTTCAGCAAATCTGACGATCAACTGACACAGGGGAAGCCACTCTCCCCTGGTGATCTGCTCGTCTCCAAGGATGGCGTCTTCGCTCTCGGCTTCTTCTCCCCCGCCAACTCCAACAGGAGCCTATATGTTGGAATTTGGTTCTACAACATCCCGGAGAGCAGCCGCGCCATCGTATGGGTTGCCAACCGCGACAGCCCGGCCACCACCGCTTCACCCGCGACACTCGCCATCAGCGTCAAGTCCGACCTAGTGCTGTCGGATTCTGAAGGCCGCATGCTTTGGATGACAAAGAACAACATCACGGCCGATGAAGACGCGAGAGCCTCTGCGGTGCTGCTCGACACGGGGAACTTGGTCCTCCGGTCTCCGAACGGCACAGTCGTATGGCAGAGCTTCGATCACCCGACCGACACCATCCTCCCGGGCATGAGATTTCTGCTGAGCTACAAGGGCAGTGTGGTGGGCCGCCTTGTCGCTTGGAAGGGCCCGGATGACCCATCCGTAGGAGACTTCTCGTTCGGTCTGGACCCAGACTTGGGCATGCAGATGGTCACTTGGAACGGAGCCAAGCTGTACTGCCGCATCAGCGTTTGGAACGGCGCATCGGTGTCCGGTGGCACATACCCTGGCAACAACAGCTCCGTCGTGTACCAGACCATTGTCAACACAGGGGACAGGTTCTACCTAATGTACTCGGTCTCCGACGACTCACCGTACGCGCGCATCATGCTCGACTACACCGGCACCATGAGGCTCCTCACCTGGAACAGCTACTCCTCATCATGGATAGCCACATCCGAGCGCCCCTCCGGCGGTTATGGTGTCTATGGCTCGTGTGGCCTGTTTGGCTACTCTGACTTCACGGGGGCCACCCCCACATGCGAGTGCTTGGATGGGTTTGAGCCTGATCCAATGAATTCCTCGAGAGGGTGCCGGAGAGTGGAAGCGCTGAAGTGTGGCAGCAAAAATCATTTTCTGCGCTTGTCCGGAATGAAGGTGCCTGACAGGTTCTTGCACATCCGAAACAGAAGCTTTGACCAGTGCGCGGCGGAGTGCAGCGGCAACTGCTCGTGCACAGCGTATGCTTACGCCAACCTCAGCAGTGCAGGCACTCTGGGGGATCAGACAAGGTGCTTGGTTTGGACAGGGGAGCTTGTCGACACGTGGAAGACCAACAACTATGGCGAGAACCTGTACATTCGCCTTGGGGACTCTCCTGCTG CAGTTCAGAAAAATAGCAATTTAGTGAAGATTGTGCCACCGGTTGTAGCATGCCTGCTACTACTCACGTGCATAGCCATTGTCTGGAAAT CAGGGGTACGGCGGAAGAAGGAAATCAAGAAGAAACTGATGCTACGATACTTGGGTGCTTCTAGTGATCTTGGAGGCAAAAATTCAGATTTTCCGTTTGTTAGTTTTGAAGATATTGTGGCCGCAACGGATAATTTCTCCGACTCCAATATGCTTGGAATGGGAGGTTTCGGCAAAGTTTACAAG GGAATACTGGAAGATGACAAGGAAGTTGCTATCAAAAGGCTTGGCAGTGGTTCTGGGCAAGGTATAGAGGAATTCAGAAATGAAGTGACTCTAATTGCCAAATTGCAGCACAGAAACCTAGTTAGACTTCTTAGTTGCTGCATTCATGATGATGAGAAGTTATTGATCTATGAATACATGCCTAACAAAAGCCTGGATTCCTTCCTTTTCG ATAATACAAGAAAAGATGTCCTTGATTGGATGATACGGTTCAAAATAATTAAAGGGGTGGCAAGAGGCCTTCTTTATCTCCACCAAGATTCAAGATTAACAATAATTCATAGAGATCTTAAAGCAAGCAACATCTTGTTGGACAATGAAATGAATCCTAAAATATCAGACTTTGGTATGGCAAGGATATTTGGTGGAAACCAGCAGCAAGGAAACACTATTAGAGTTGTTGGAACATA CGGTTACATGTCTCCAGAATATGTGATGGGTGGCGCCTTTTCTGTTAAGTCGGACATCTACAGCTTTGGTGTTCTTCTCTTGGAGATTGTAAGTGGCTTGAAGATCAGCTCACCTCAGCTCATAATGAACTTCCCAAACCTTACAACTTAT GCGTGGAGATTATGGGAAGGTGGAAATGCAATGGAACTGGCGGACTCAACAATTGCTGGTAGCTGTCCAATTCATGAAGTTCTACGATGCATTCACGTGGGACTCTTGTGTGTTCAACACCATTCAGATGCTAGGCCACTCATGTCATCAGCTGTGTTTATGTTGGAGAATGAAATAGCTTTGCTTCCAGAGCCAGAGCAACCTGCATATTTTGCAGCAAGAAATCAGGAAAATGGACATACCAGGGAAAACATGGATAATTCACAAAATACCATGA TGGTGGTTGTAACCTCT ACAAG CAACGGGCCGGTGCCGCCTGATAAGGGGACAGTGTGCCCGCACGTCGCCGGGACGACCCCGCCGGAGCTCCATCTGACG TGTTGCGTCAGGTTGTCTGGTGGCCTGGCTGT TCGACCACGGTTTCTTGGCGTGTTTGATACAATCAACACATCCATGGCTTTGACATGGAGCATTTCTAGGTCCTTTAATTCCCCACAAAGACCAGCAGCAGTTTCCTATCCTGCAACCAAGCTAATCCAAAGCATTTTTTTCATACAATCTCCTTGTTTTGCTCTTCACAAACATACAGGCATGACTCTGCTCCCCTTTTTTATCCTTCTATTATCGATTTGCTTCTGCAAATCCGATGACCGTCTTACACCTGCGAAGCCACTCTTGCCTGGCGACAAGCTCGTCTCCAACAATGGCATCTTTGCTCTTGGTTTCTTCTCCCCTGAAAACTCCACCGCAAACTCATATGTAGGCATATGGTACCACGACATCCCGGAGCGGACGTATGTGTGGGTGGCCAACCGCGACAACCCAATCGGCAGCGGTTTGTCTGGGAAGTTGGTTCTCACCAACAGCTCTGACCTTGTCTTGTCAGATTCCAAGGGCCGTATCCTTTGGATGACGACGAACAACGTCACCGCCGGAGGTGATGGGGCTGTGGCGCTGCTGCTCGAGGCAGGGAACTTTGTCGTCCAGTTGCAGAATTTCACGCAGGTATGGCAGAGCTATGATCACCCGACTGACACCATCCTCCCCGGCTTCAAGTTATGGGCGAACTACAAGACCCACACAGCAGTGCGCATCGTTGCTTGGAAGGGTTCTCAAGACCCATCCACCGGGAAATTCTTCCTCAGTCGTGACCCCAGCACGGGCCTACAGATCCTCACCTGGCGGGGGACAAGCAAGTACTGGCGCAGCGGACTGTGGAATGGTGCAGAAGCTTCGGACAAGAACGGATACATGTGGTCCCAGAACGTCGATGACGGGGAGATCATCTACTCGACGTACAACACCGGCAACAGCTCCTCCCGGAGATCGCACTGGAAGCTGGACTACACGGGCGACTTGATGCTCAGGATCTGGAGTGGCCAGTCATGGGTGGTTCTGTTCAAGCGCCCAGATGATGGCTGCCGCCAATACGGCTCGTGTGGTCCCTTTGGCTACTGTGACATGCTCACCAGGGTGTGCAGGTGCCTTGATGGGTTCGAGCCAGTGGACGGCTTCAGTGCCAACTTCTCCAGAGGATGCGTGAGAAAGGAGGCGCTGACATGTCATGGCTACCATTTCTCAGCCTTGCCTGGGATGAAGGTGCCTGACAAGTTTGTGTATGTGAGGAGCAGAAGCTTCGAGGAGTGCACTGCTGAGTGTGAGCGTAACTGCTCCTGCACTGCGTACGCTTACGCCAACTTGAGCAGTATTGTCGCAACCGGTGGCCCATCAAGATGCTTGGTCTGGACAGGGGAGCTTGTTGACTTAGAGAAGACAGGCGTACTTGGTGGCAACCTGTACCTTCGGCTTGCTGGTTCTCCTG GACACAACAGGAAGAGTGGTGTCCGTGTGGTATTAAAGATTGCACTCCCAGTTATATCGTTCCTGGTGATACTCTCATGCATATATCTTGTCTGTATATGCAAGCTAAGAG GGAAACAAGCAAACAAAGAAAGCATGAAAAGACCGGCCCTGGAACAGTTTAGCACTTCGCAAGAAGTTTGGGATCAAAATTTGGAATTGCGCTCTATTAGGTTCGAAGACATCGCTGCTGCAACAAACAGTTTCCATGACACGAACGTACTTGGAAAAGGAGGGTTCGGCAAAGTCTATAAG GGAACACTAGAAAACGGAAAGGAAGTTGCTGTTAAAAGGCTTAGCAAGGGTTCTGAGCAGGGTATAGAGCATTTTATAAATGAAGTGGTTCTTATTGCCAAATTGCAGCATAAGAATCTAGTTAGACTTCTTGGCTGTTGTATTCATGAGGATGAGAAGTTGCTTATTTATGAATACCTGCCCAACAAAAGCCTAGACAAGTTTCTCTTTG ATACTGCAAGGAAGTCTGTACTTGACTGGACAAGAAGGTTCAACATAATCAAAGGGGTAGCTAGAGGACTTATGTATCTCCACCAAGATTCGAGAACGACGATAATCCATAGAGACCTCAAACCAAGCAACATCCTGCTAGATGTGGAAATGAATCCAAAAATATCAGATTTTGGAATGGCAAGGATCTTTGGAGGCAACGAGCAACAGGAAAGTACCAGACAAGTTGTTGGGACTTA CGGGTACATGTCGCCTGAGTATGCGATGGAGGGCATTTTTTCCATCAAGTCTGACAGCTACAGCTTTGGTATTTTGCTACTAGAGATTGTAAGTGGATTAAAGATCAGCTCACCTCATCATCTTGTGATGGACTTTTCAAACCTCATATCCTAT GCTTGGAACCTGTGGGCAGATGGAAGAGTGAGGGATTTCGTGGACGCGGCCATCACGGGGAGCTATTCGCTTGACGAAGTGTCCAAGTGCATCCATGTTGGGCTCTTGTGTGTCCAGGACAGCTCCAGTGCTAGGCCACACATGTCATCGGTCATTTCCATGCTCGACAGTGAAGCCATTCCTCGTGCACCGCCAGAGCAACCTGTGTATTTTGCACGGATAAACTACGAAACCACTGAAGCGATGGAAGACACGGAGAACTCTGCCAATGGCGTGAGCCTTACGGCGCTAGAAGGACGATGA